In the Orenia marismortui DSM 5156 genome, one interval contains:
- the gmk gene encoding guanylate kinase translates to MLNYKDKRGNLIILSGPSAVGKGTVLRALLKDYDDICYSVSATTRQPRQGELDGKDYFFMSLNKFKKLIKEDEFIEWAEVHNNYYGTPKSYVEETLATGKDVILEIDIQGAKQVKESFDEGIFVFLAPPSLEELKSRINKRGTETQEAINTRMKNATKEIEEINKYDYLIINDKVASAVDKLKSIIIAERCKL, encoded by the coding sequence ATGTTAAATTATAAAGATAAGCGGGGAAACTTAATCATCCTATCTGGGCCCTCTGCAGTAGGAAAAGGAACAGTTTTAAGAGCATTATTAAAAGATTATGATGATATATGCTATTCTGTATCAGCTACTACTCGCCAACCACGTCAAGGGGAGCTAGATGGAAAAGATTATTTCTTTATGTCACTGAATAAATTCAAGAAATTAATAAAAGAAGATGAATTTATTGAATGGGCAGAGGTGCATAATAATTATTATGGAACTCCTAAAAGTTATGTCGAAGAAACCTTGGCAACTGGCAAAGATGTAATCTTGGAGATTGATATTCAGGGTGCAAAGCAAGTAAAGGAGAGTTTTGATGAAGGGATCTTTGTTTTCTTGGCACCACCATCTTTAGAAGAGTTAAAATCTAGGATTAATAAAAGGGGTACAGAGACTCAAGAAGCAATTAATACTAGAATGAAAAACGCTACTAAAGAAATAGAAGAAATAAATAAATATGATTATTTAATTATTAATGATAAAGTGGCTTCTGCAGTAGATAAGTTAAAATCAATTATTATTGCGGAAAGGTGTAAACTTTAG
- the coaBC gene encoding bifunctional phosphopantothenoylcysteine decarboxylase/phosphopantothenate--cysteine ligase CoaBC: MLEGKNVVIGVTGGIAVYKSVEIVSRLKKLGADVYVIMTKSATEFVKPMTFQSLSHNPVVVEMFGRAQYWDVEHISLADKADLMLIAPATANIVGKIANGIADDMLSTTVMATQAPVVLCPAMNVNMYSNSIFQDNLSYLREKDYKIIEADAGYLACGYEGRGRLAKPLEIVETSIAYLLAPEEDLNDRKVLITAGGTMEALDPVRYLGNHSSGKMGYALARMAQARGADVTLISAPTTLNDPKGVKKIEVRTAAEMEEIVFKYRAEQDIIIMAAAVADYRPKDYSNNKIKKESGDLVIRLERTEDILAKLGKDKDNQILVGFAAESDNLLENAKDKLARKNADLIVANDITSADTGFAADNNKVIIISKDREVDIPKASKLEVAKQIIDQICEMILNN; the protein is encoded by the coding sequence ATGTTAGAAGGCAAGAATGTAGTAATAGGTGTGACTGGAGGAATAGCAGTTTATAAGTCTGTAGAGATAGTAAGTAGATTAAAGAAATTAGGAGCAGATGTTTATGTAATTATGACTAAGTCGGCTACTGAATTTGTAAAACCTATGACCTTCCAATCATTAAGTCATAATCCAGTAGTAGTGGAGATGTTTGGTAGAGCTCAATATTGGGATGTTGAACATATCTCTTTGGCTGATAAGGCTGATTTAATGTTAATAGCTCCTGCTACTGCTAATATTGTGGGAAAGATAGCTAATGGTATTGCTGATGATATGCTATCAACAACAGTAATGGCTACACAGGCTCCTGTTGTTTTATGTCCAGCTATGAATGTTAATATGTATAGTAACTCAATCTTCCAAGATAACTTATCTTATCTTCGGGAAAAGGATTATAAGATTATTGAAGCAGATGCAGGTTATTTAGCATGCGGATATGAAGGAAGAGGTAGATTAGCAAAACCATTAGAAATTGTTGAAACTTCAATTGCATATTTATTAGCTCCAGAAGAAGATTTAAATGATAGGAAGGTATTGATAACAGCTGGAGGAACTATGGAGGCTTTAGATCCGGTAAGGTATCTTGGTAATCATTCATCAGGAAAGATGGGTTATGCATTAGCCAGAATGGCTCAAGCTAGAGGTGCAGATGTAACTTTAATTTCAGCACCTACAACTTTGAATGACCCTAAAGGAGTAAAAAAGATAGAGGTTAGAACAGCTGCTGAGATGGAAGAGATTGTTTTTAAGTATAGGGCAGAACAAGATATAATTATTATGGCTGCTGCTGTTGCCGATTACCGCCCTAAAGATTATTCAAATAATAAGATAAAAAAAGAGTCAGGGGACTTAGTTATTAGGCTAGAAAGAACAGAAGATATTTTAGCTAAGCTAGGAAAGGATAAAGATAATCAGATTTTAGTAGGATTTGCAGCTGAATCCGATAACTTATTAGAGAATGCCAAAGATAAGTTAGCAAGAAAAAATGCTGATTTAATAGTTGCTAATGATATAACTTCTGCAGATACAGGTTTTGCTGCTGATAATAATAAAGTAATAATTATTAGTAAAGATAGAGAAGTAGATATACCCAAAGCTAGTAAGCTAGAGGTAGCAAAGCAGATTATAGATCAAATCTGTGAGATGATATTAAATAATTAG
- a CDS encoding sensor domain-containing diguanylate cyclase, with amino-acid sequence MLRISIFILISLLVPMIISLVSSVINKSKIVKLLMLVGLIMIFISNNILFTDLLNKELGIVAIYIFIILSIILFDTLGGVISLLVSLPVLILSDISVISLTYQILFFLITILFLGRVFNIIQNKLKNSIQLNLKLSSQIKELRGLREVSALLQGTLELDKILHIILSSVTAGSGLEFNRAILFLIAGEDNVLKGNIGIGPLNQEEGLKIWENIAKDKINLEEMIFIQQELEATHIELNDLIQNLVFDLNKDNIATKAIENQQSYNIKWMNPDDNFQCELAAKLGMEAFALVPLIVKGNVIGILTVDNIVNQKEITYEDIDSLLPFANQAAIAIQNAKLNKLKEDMVIKDNLTGLYNQRFFQTSIKDKIEECREKETCLALMMIDIDYFKVYNDNNGHPAGNEALKQLSSILASNVRDEDIVCRFGGEEFSIILPNISQKLALSIADRIRRKVSESKFKNQETQPKSKVTISVGVAVFPKDASGDRELLNVADEALYYAKLCGRDNVKLYKDYLIDKKK; translated from the coding sequence ATGTTAAGAATATCTATTTTTATATTAATCTCTTTATTAGTGCCTATGATTATAAGCTTAGTTTCATCTGTTATAAATAAATCAAAGATAGTAAAATTACTTATGTTAGTTGGTTTAATTATGATATTTATATCAAATAATATATTGTTTACTGATTTATTAAATAAAGAATTAGGTATTGTGGCTATATATATATTTATTATTCTTAGTATAATATTGTTTGATACACTTGGTGGAGTAATTTCATTATTGGTTTCCCTTCCTGTATTAATACTTTCAGATATTAGTGTGATATCGCTTACATATCAGATATTATTCTTTTTAATAACAATTTTATTTTTAGGTCGAGTCTTTAATATAATCCAAAATAAATTGAAAAATAGTATACAATTAAATTTAAAATTATCTAGTCAGATTAAAGAATTAAGAGGTTTAAGAGAAGTTAGTGCTCTTTTGCAAGGAACTTTAGAATTGGACAAGATCCTACATATCATATTATCTTCAGTAACTGCTGGGTCAGGTTTAGAGTTTAATCGAGCTATTTTATTTTTAATTGCTGGAGAGGATAATGTGTTAAAGGGGAATATTGGTATTGGTCCTTTAAATCAAGAAGAAGGCCTGAAAATTTGGGAGAATATTGCCAAAGATAAAATTAATTTAGAAGAGATGATCTTTATTCAGCAAGAACTTGAAGCAACTCATATAGAGTTAAATGATCTTATTCAAAACTTAGTTTTTGATTTGAATAAAGATAATATAGCTACTAAAGCTATAGAAAATCAACAATCTTATAATATTAAATGGATGAATCCTGATGATAATTTTCAATGTGAACTAGCTGCTAAATTAGGTATGGAAGCTTTTGCATTAGTTCCCCTTATAGTTAAAGGTAATGTAATTGGAATATTGACAGTAGATAATATAGTGAATCAAAAAGAAATTACTTACGAAGATATTGATTCTTTATTACCTTTTGCTAACCAAGCTGCTATAGCTATCCAGAATGCAAAGCTTAATAAATTAAAAGAAGATATGGTTATTAAAGATAATTTAACTGGACTTTATAATCAAAGGTTCTTTCAAACAAGTATAAAAGATAAGATAGAAGAATGTAGAGAAAAAGAAACTTGTTTGGCTTTGATGATGATAGATATAGATTATTTTAAAGTTTATAATGATAACAATGGACATCCTGCTGGAAATGAAGCATTAAAACAATTATCTAGTATACTAGCAAGTAATGTGAGAGATGAAGATATTGTGTGTAGGTTTGGTGGAGAAGAGTTTTCTATTATTCTACCTAATATATCTCAAAAGTTGGCTTTATCTATAGCTGATAGAATTAGAAGAAAGGTATCAGAAAGTAAATTTAAAAATCAAGAGACACAACCTAAATCTAAAGTTACTATTAGTGTGGGAGTAGCTGTCTTTCCTAAAGATGCAAGTGGTGATCGTGAGTTATTAAATGTTGCAGATGAAGCATTGTATTATGCTAAATTATGTGGAAGAGACAATGTTAAATTATATAAAGACTATTTAATAGATAAGAAAAAATAA
- the remA gene encoding extracellular matrix/biofilm regulator RemA produces MNIKLINIGFGNIVAANRIIAIVSPESAPIKRIIQDARDRGMLIDATYGRRTRAVVITDSDHIILSAVQPETVSQRLTDDE; encoded by the coding sequence ATGAATATTAAATTAATCAATATTGGGTTTGGAAATATTGTTGCAGCTAACAGAATTATTGCTATTGTTAGTCCAGAGTCTGCACCAATAAAAAGAATTATACAAGATGCTCGTGATAGAGGAATGTTAATTGACGCTACTTATGGTAGAAGAACTAGAGCAGTTGTTATTACTGATAGTGATCATATTATTCTATCTGCAGTACAACCAGAAACAGTTTCACAACGTTTAACAGATGATGAGTAA
- the rpoZ gene encoding DNA-directed RNA polymerase subunit omega, with protein MLSYPEMNDLVDKCGSAFSAIIIASKRARKLNDGAEGLLEEYKGSKDVSKALEEIIEDKLVPEEKI; from the coding sequence TTGTTATCATACCCAGAGATGAATGATTTAGTAGATAAGTGTGGTTCTGCTTTTTCAGCAATTATAATAGCTTCTAAAAGAGCTAGAAAATTAAATGATGGAGCAGAAGGATTATTAGAAGAGTATAAAGGCTCTAAAGATGTTTCTAAGGCGTTAGAAGAAATTATTGAAGATAAACTAGTTCCTGAAGAAAAAATATAA